The Helianthus annuus cultivar XRQ/B chromosome 16, HanXRQr2.0-SUNRISE, whole genome shotgun sequence genome includes a window with the following:
- the LOC118488454 gene encoding putative formin-like protein 15b isoform X1 → MLDSLLEFGDIRASNSEMTLMHYLCKVLACKLPELLDFHVDLVSLESASKIQLKYLANEMQAISKGLERVEQELVASANDGPVSEVFHNISKVFMDSAELEVRHLINLYSQVGRNADALSLYFGEDPSRYPFEQGNIYTIIGLTYFYKLIDVDFFMVCSYSDPF, encoded by the exons ATGCTGGACAGTCTTTTGGAATTCGGTGATATACGGGCTTCTAACAGCGAGATGACTTTAATGCATTATCTGTGCAAG GTTCTCGCCTGTAAGTTACCAGAACTTTTAGATTTTCATGTGGATCTTGTTAGTCTTGAGTCTGCATCTAAG ATACAATTGAAGTATTTGGCAAATGAAATGCAAGCAATCAGTAAGGGACTGGAAAGGGTTGAACAAGAACTTGTTGCATCTGCAAATGATGGCCCTGTATCTGAAGTTTTCCATAAT ATATCAAAAGTGTTCATGGACTCTGCTGAGTTAGAAGTGCGACATTTAATAAATTTGTATTCTCAAGTG GGTAGAAATGCTGATGCATTATCCCTATATTTCGGTGAAGACCCTAGTCGATACCCTTTTGAGCAAGGTAACATATACACTATAATAGGTTTGACTTATTTCTATAAATTAATCGACGTGGATTTTTTTATGGTTTGCAGTTACTCAGACCCTTTTTAA
- the LOC118488454 gene encoding putative formin-like protein 15b isoform X2, protein MLDSLLEFGDIRASNSEMTLMHYLCKVLACKLPELLDFHVDLVSLESASKIQLKYLANEMQAISKGLERVEQELVASANDGPVSEVFHNISKVFMDSAELEVRHLINLYSQVGRNADALSLYFGEDPSRYPFEQVTQTLFNFVRLFRKAHEENFK, encoded by the exons ATGCTGGACAGTCTTTTGGAATTCGGTGATATACGGGCTTCTAACAGCGAGATGACTTTAATGCATTATCTGTGCAAG GTTCTCGCCTGTAAGTTACCAGAACTTTTAGATTTTCATGTGGATCTTGTTAGTCTTGAGTCTGCATCTAAG ATACAATTGAAGTATTTGGCAAATGAAATGCAAGCAATCAGTAAGGGACTGGAAAGGGTTGAACAAGAACTTGTTGCATCTGCAAATGATGGCCCTGTATCTGAAGTTTTCCATAAT ATATCAAAAGTGTTCATGGACTCTGCTGAGTTAGAAGTGCGACATTTAATAAATTTGTATTCTCAAGTG GGTAGAAATGCTGATGCATTATCCCTATATTTCGGTGAAGACCCTAGTCGATACCCTTTTGAGCAAG TTACTCAGACCCTTTTTAACTTTGTGAGGCTATTTCGAAAAGCTCATGAAGAGAACTTCAAATAG